The following proteins are encoded in a genomic region of Nocardioides renjunii:
- the atpE gene encoding ATP synthase F0 subunit C, with amino-acid sequence MEGSINLVGLGLSAIGPGVGIGLIFAAFISGVARQPEAQSRLQSIAILGFVLAEALFIITVALAFVLPL; translated from the coding sequence GTGGAAGGCTCCATCAACCTGGTCGGTCTCGGCCTGTCCGCCATCGGACCCGGCGTAGGCATCGGCCTGATCTTCGCCGCCTTCATCTCCGGTGTCGCCCGCCAGCCCGAGGCCCAGAGCCGTCTGCAGTCGATCGCCATCCTTGGCTTCGTCCTTGCCGAGGCGCTCTTCATCATCACTGTCGCGCTCGCGTTCGTCCTGCCTCTCTGA
- a CDS encoding undecaprenyl/decaprenyl-phosphate alpha-N-acetylglucosaminyl 1-phosphate transferase — protein MREYLLVFLVALSVTYLLTVLAREFALRTGAVAQVRDRDVHAEPIPYLGGLAMLGGLCAAYVVAHELPFLGLRSEGFVFKDAGAVLLAGALVCAVGVIDDIFDLDALTKLGGQVLAAGLLVALGVRFYYFPGPDGTQFALDDAQGAVLTLVVVIGTMNAVNFVDGLDGLAAGVVGIGAAAFFVYCYTLADQNNLTLATTGALLSAALAGACAGFLPHNFHPARLFMGDSGSMLIGLVLSASALTLTGQFFGMPTTEGNSLFVTVLPVLLPISLLMVPIVDLVLAVVRRTRAGRSPMSADKQHLHHRLLEIGHSQRRAVLIMWLWAFTLAAGAVIVSLSTSPWVWWSLGSMLALTITMTFVLPKLHRPPKTGLGDTGLPENALVEGRADGEPDGSTEGPAEGPDGPDRAATAPAGGPGDTLR, from the coding sequence GTGCGGGAGTACCTCCTCGTCTTCCTGGTCGCCCTGTCGGTGACCTACCTGCTCACCGTCCTGGCCCGCGAGTTCGCCCTGCGCACCGGTGCGGTGGCGCAGGTCCGCGACCGCGACGTGCACGCGGAGCCGATCCCCTACCTCGGCGGGCTGGCGATGCTCGGCGGGCTGTGCGCTGCCTATGTCGTCGCCCACGAGCTGCCCTTCCTCGGCCTGCGCAGCGAGGGCTTCGTGTTTAAGGACGCCGGCGCCGTGCTGCTGGCCGGGGCGCTGGTGTGCGCGGTCGGGGTCATCGACGACATCTTCGACCTCGACGCCCTGACCAAGCTGGGCGGGCAGGTCCTCGCCGCGGGTCTCCTGGTCGCGCTCGGGGTGCGGTTCTACTACTTCCCCGGGCCCGACGGCACCCAGTTCGCGCTCGACGACGCCCAGGGCGCCGTGCTGACCCTCGTCGTGGTGATCGGCACGATGAACGCCGTGAACTTCGTCGACGGCCTCGACGGGCTGGCCGCCGGCGTCGTCGGGATCGGCGCCGCGGCGTTCTTCGTCTACTGCTACACACTCGCGGACCAGAACAACCTCACGCTCGCGACCACCGGCGCCCTGCTGAGCGCGGCGCTGGCCGGGGCGTGCGCGGGCTTCCTGCCGCACAACTTCCACCCGGCACGCCTCTTCATGGGCGACTCCGGGTCGATGCTCATCGGCCTGGTCCTGTCCGCGAGCGCCCTGACGCTGACCGGGCAGTTCTTCGGCATGCCGACCACCGAGGGCAACAGCCTCTTCGTCACCGTCCTGCCGGTGCTGCTCCCCATCTCGCTGCTCATGGTCCCGATCGTCGACCTCGTGCTGGCCGTCGTACGCCGCACGCGCGCCGGCCGCTCGCCGATGAGCGCGGACAAGCAGCACCTCCACCACCGCCTGCTCGAGATCGGCCACTCCCAGCGGCGCGCGGTGCTCATCATGTGGCTGTGGGCCTTCACCCTCGCCGCGGGTGCGGTGATCGTGAGCCTGTCCACCAGCCCGTGGGTCTGGTGGAGCCTCGGCTCGATGCTGGCGCTCACGATCACCATGACGTTCGTGCTCCCCAAGCTGCACCGACCGCCCAAGACCGGCCTGGGCGACACCGGCCTGCCCGAGAACGCCTTGGTCGAGGGCCGCGCCGACGGTGAGCCCGACGGGTCGACCGAGGGGCCCGCCGAGGGACCGGACGGCCCCGACCGAGCGGCCACCGCGCCCGCCGGCGGCCCGGGGGACACCCTGCGCTGA
- the atpB gene encoding F0F1 ATP synthase subunit A — MSITQPVAAQPVAAEGGSGFHAPGPGSFELPPIFGDVTKPMLLLALSALLVFGFFYLATRNASLVPGRLQFAGEMVYGFVRNNMARDNIGSEHYMKFVPYLFTLFTFILVNNYYGVFPFLQFPSFSRIGFIVPLALLSWVIYVGAGVWKHGPLGYLKHATMPGGVKGPILLLLVPLEFFSNIIIRPVTLTLRLFGNMFAGHLLLILFATGGAALLASGNILYGAVGLLSFGLGIGVSFLEMLVMFLQAYVFTLLSSMYIGEALADEH, encoded by the coding sequence GTGAGCATCACCCAGCCTGTCGCGGCCCAGCCCGTAGCAGCAGAGGGCGGTTCGGGCTTCCACGCCCCCGGCCCGGGGAGCTTCGAGCTGCCGCCCATCTTCGGCGACGTCACCAAGCCGATGCTGCTGCTGGCGCTGTCGGCGCTCCTGGTCTTCGGCTTCTTCTACCTCGCCACGCGCAACGCCTCCCTCGTGCCGGGCCGGCTGCAGTTCGCGGGCGAGATGGTCTACGGCTTCGTGCGCAACAACATGGCTCGCGACAACATCGGCAGCGAGCACTACATGAAGTTCGTGCCCTACCTCTTCACGCTGTTCACCTTCATCCTGGTGAACAACTACTACGGCGTGTTCCCGTTCCTGCAGTTCCCGAGCTTCTCGCGCATCGGCTTCATCGTGCCGCTGGCCCTGCTCAGCTGGGTCATCTACGTCGGTGCCGGCGTCTGGAAGCACGGCCCGCTCGGCTACCTCAAGCACGCCACGATGCCCGGCGGCGTGAAGGGCCCGATCCTGCTGCTGCTGGTGCCGCTGGAGTTCTTCTCCAACATCATCATCCGTCCGGTCACGCTCACGCTGCGACTCTTCGGCAACATGTTCGCCGGTCACCTGCTGCTCATCCTGTTCGCCACGGGCGGCGCGGCGCTGCTCGCGAGCGGCAACATCCTCTACGGCGCGGTCGGCCTGCTGTCCTTCGGACTCGGCATCGGCGTCAGCTTCCTGGAGATGCTGGTCATGTTCCTGCAGGCCTACGTCTTCACCCTGCTCTCCTCGATGTACATCGGCGAGGCCCTCGCCGACGAGCACTGA
- the atpD gene encoding F0F1 ATP synthase subunit beta produces MTATVEETRTSGTAGSVGRITRVIGPVVDIEFPTDAMPAIYNALKVDLTLSGETTTITLEVAQHIGDGMVRAISMKPTDGLVRGAQVTDTGESITVPVGDATLGKVFNTTGDCLNLAEGETLDVKERWGIHRKAPAFDQLEAKTQMFETGIKVIDLLTPYVQGGKIGLFGGAGVGKTVLIQEMIARVAKDHGGVSVFAGVGERTREGNDLIVEMEEAGVIGQTALVFGQMDEPPGTRLRVALSALTMAEYFRDVQQQDVLLFIDNIFRFTQAGSEVSTLLGRMPSAVGYQPNLADEMGQLQERITSTRGHSITSMQAIYVPADDYTDPAPATTFAHLDATTELSREIASLGIYPAVDPLTSTSRILDPQYIGEEHYRCAVRIKQILQRNKELQDIIAILGVDELSEEDKIIVSRARRIQRFLSQNTYVAKQFTGIEGSTVPVADTIEAFNKIADGEYDHVAEQAFFMCGGLEDVEQKWAEIQKSL; encoded by the coding sequence ATGACTGCAACCGTCGAAGAGACCCGGACCTCCGGCACTGCCGGCTCGGTCGGTCGCATCACGCGCGTCATCGGCCCCGTCGTGGACATCGAGTTCCCGACCGACGCCATGCCGGCCATCTACAACGCCCTCAAGGTCGACCTGACCCTCAGCGGCGAGACGACGACCATCACCCTCGAGGTCGCCCAGCACATCGGTGACGGCATGGTCCGCGCCATCTCCATGAAGCCGACCGACGGCCTGGTCCGCGGCGCCCAGGTGACCGACACCGGTGAGTCCATCACCGTGCCGGTCGGTGACGCCACGCTCGGCAAGGTGTTCAACACCACCGGCGACTGCCTCAACCTCGCCGAGGGCGAGACGCTCGACGTCAAGGAGCGGTGGGGCATCCACCGCAAGGCACCGGCGTTCGACCAGCTCGAGGCCAAGACGCAGATGTTCGAGACCGGCATCAAGGTCATCGACCTGCTGACCCCCTACGTCCAAGGCGGCAAGATCGGCCTGTTCGGTGGCGCCGGCGTCGGCAAGACCGTGCTCATCCAGGAGATGATCGCCCGCGTCGCCAAGGACCACGGTGGTGTGTCGGTGTTCGCCGGTGTCGGCGAGCGCACCCGCGAGGGCAACGACCTCATCGTCGAGATGGAGGAGGCCGGCGTCATCGGCCAGACCGCCCTCGTGTTCGGCCAGATGGACGAGCCGCCGGGCACGCGCCTGCGGGTCGCGCTGTCGGCGCTGACGATGGCGGAGTACTTCCGCGACGTGCAGCAGCAGGACGTGCTGCTCTTCATCGACAACATCTTCCGCTTCACCCAGGCCGGGTCCGAGGTGTCCACGCTGCTGGGCCGCATGCCGTCCGCGGTGGGCTACCAGCCCAACCTCGCCGACGAGATGGGCCAGCTCCAGGAGCGCATCACCTCGACGCGTGGTCACTCGATCACCTCGATGCAGGCGATCTACGTGCCCGCCGACGACTACACCGACCCGGCCCCGGCCACGACGTTCGCGCACCTCGACGCGACGACCGAGCTGTCGCGCGAGATCGCCTCGCTCGGCATCTACCCGGCCGTGGACCCGCTGACCTCGACGTCGCGCATCCTCGACCCGCAGTACATCGGCGAGGAGCACTACCGCTGCGCCGTGCGGATCAAGCAGATCCTGCAGCGCAACAAGGAGCTCCAGGACATCATCGCCATCCTCGGTGTCGACGAGCTCAGCGAGGAGGACAAGATCATCGTCTCCCGCGCTCGTCGCATCCAGCGGTTCCTGTCGCAGAACACCTACGTCGCCAAGCAGTTCACCGGCATCGAGGGCTCGACCGTCCCGGTGGCCGACACCATCGAGGCGTTCAACAAGATCGCCGACGGTGAGTACGACCACGTGGCCGAGCAGGCCTTCTTCATGTGCGGCGGTCTCGAAGACGTCGAGCAGAAGTGGGCCGAGATCCAGAAGAGCCTCTGA
- a CDS encoding F0F1 ATP synthase subunit gamma, which yields MALSVREYRARIKSTESMKKITRAMELIAASRIIKAQQRAQAAAPYARELTRAVSAVATFSNVDHALTTEPEDPKRAAVLVVTSDRGLAGAYSSSVIKEAERLVEKLKGEGKDVDLYTSGRKGEAYFKFRQRPVAQAWTGFSDQPTYDVAAEIGATLIAAFLADEDEGDAEANPVDEVHVVFTRFRSMLSQEPTAVRLLPLEVVEGTEPPEKGDLLPLYEFEPSPSDVLDSLLPRYVQSRIFFALLQAAASELAARQKAMKSATDNADELIKKYTRIANQARQAGITQEISEIVGGVNALADANAGQD from the coding sequence ATGGCTCTCTCGGTACGCGAGTACCGCGCGCGGATCAAGTCGACGGAGTCGATGAAGAAGATCACGCGTGCCATGGAGCTCATTGCTGCGTCGCGGATCATCAAGGCACAGCAGCGGGCCCAGGCGGCCGCGCCGTACGCCCGCGAGCTGACGCGTGCGGTGTCGGCCGTGGCGACGTTCTCCAACGTCGACCACGCGCTGACCACCGAGCCGGAGGACCCCAAGCGGGCCGCCGTCCTCGTGGTCACCTCCGACCGCGGCCTCGCCGGTGCCTACTCCTCGAGCGTCATCAAGGAGGCCGAGCGCCTCGTCGAGAAGCTCAAGGGCGAGGGCAAGGACGTCGACCTCTACACCAGCGGTCGCAAGGGCGAGGCCTACTTCAAGTTCCGCCAGCGTCCCGTGGCGCAGGCATGGACGGGCTTCTCCGACCAGCCGACCTACGACGTCGCCGCGGAGATCGGCGCCACGCTGATCGCCGCCTTCCTCGCCGACGAGGACGAGGGCGACGCCGAGGCCAACCCGGTCGACGAGGTCCACGTGGTCTTCACGCGGTTCCGCTCGATGCTCAGCCAGGAGCCGACCGCCGTACGCCTGCTGCCGCTGGAGGTCGTCGAGGGCACCGAGCCGCCCGAGAAGGGTGACCTGCTGCCGCTCTACGAGTTCGAGCCGTCGCCGTCCGACGTCCTGGACTCCCTGCTGCCGCGCTACGTCCAGAGCCGCATCTTCTTCGCTCTCCTGCAGGCGGCCGCCTCCGAGCTGGCCGCCCGGCAGAAGGCGATGAAGTCCGCGACGGACAACGCCGACGAGCTCATCAAGAAGTACACCCGAATCGCCAACCAGGCCCGCCAGGCCGGCATCACCCAGGAAATCAGCGAGATCGTCGGTGGCGTCAACGCCCTCGCCGACGCCAACGCCGGTCAAGACTGA
- a CDS encoding F0F1 ATP synthase subunit B, producing the protein MDHIVLAATEGETHSPVLPVWSEVILALIVFAILFVLLRKFVVPSFERTFAERTQAIEGGLHAAESKQAEADAKLAELEKQLADARHEAARIREEAREQGAQIIAEMREQAQAESTRIVEHGKTQIEAERQQAVTSLRAEVGTLATGLAGRIVGESLDDEARQSRVVDRFLSEIEAQGSTTTGSVN; encoded by the coding sequence ATGGACCACATCGTCCTGGCGGCGACGGAGGGTGAGACCCACAGCCCGGTGCTGCCGGTCTGGTCGGAGGTCATCCTCGCCCTGATCGTCTTCGCGATCCTCTTCGTGCTGTTGCGCAAGTTCGTCGTGCCCAGCTTCGAGAGGACCTTCGCGGAGCGCACTCAGGCGATCGAGGGCGGGCTCCACGCAGCGGAGTCCAAGCAGGCCGAGGCCGACGCCAAGCTCGCCGAGCTCGAGAAGCAGCTCGCCGACGCCCGGCACGAGGCCGCGCGCATCCGCGAGGAGGCGCGCGAGCAGGGGGCACAGATCATCGCGGAGATGCGGGAGCAGGCCCAGGCCGAGTCCACCCGCATCGTCGAGCATGGCAAGACGCAGATCGAGGCCGAGCGCCAGCAGGCGGTCACCTCCCTGCGGGCCGAGGTCGGCACCCTCGCGACCGGCCTCGCCGGTCGGATCGTGGGCGAGAGCCTCGACGACGAGGCTCGTCAGAGCCGCGTGGTCGACCGCTTCCTGTCCGAGATCGAGGCGCAGGGCAGCACCACGACGGGGAGCGTCAACTGA
- a CDS encoding AtpZ/AtpI family protein: MTTTTAKVRSAMAESGATSSQPPRSSAPSYLVAGVLFYGLVGWLLDQWLGTRFLVAAGVLLGGVLGTYMMVVQLRRQTAAEMAHQDRTSNTTSKTSNEESE; the protein is encoded by the coding sequence ATGACCACGACGACTGCTAAAGTCCGCAGCGCCATGGCCGAGTCCGGTGCCACTTCCTCCCAACCTCCGCGCAGCAGTGCTCCCAGCTACCTCGTGGCCGGGGTGCTGTTCTACGGCTTGGTCGGTTGGCTCCTGGACCAGTGGCTGGGCACCCGCTTCCTGGTGGCGGCGGGGGTCCTGCTCGGCGGCGTCCTTGGCACGTACATGATGGTCGTGCAGCTCCGCCGGCAGACAGCCGCGGAGATGGCGCACCAGGACCGCACGAGCAACACGACGAGCAAGACGAGCAACGAGGAGTCGGAGTGA
- a CDS encoding F0F1 ATP synthase subunit delta → MMRGASADAYAATAGSLTGSGDAGAVGRDLFGAADLLRSEPSLRRVATDASIPAEAKAGLLREVLAGKVSEAALIVVTTAVGQRWTSGRDLADALERLGVVSVARSAGGDAGRLEDELFAFGQVLQDNPPLRDAISDPARSRDDKARLLDTLLDDKVLPATIALVQQSLSGSYRTVSVALADYQKVAADVRGESVATVRVARPLADNDRTRLTDALTRAYGRQIHLNVVVDPDVIGGMRVEIGDDVIDGTVSSRLDDARRRLAG, encoded by the coding sequence ATGATGCGAGGAGCGTCTGCCGACGCCTACGCCGCCACGGCCGGGTCCCTGACGGGCTCCGGCGACGCCGGTGCCGTCGGTCGGGACCTGTTCGGCGCGGCGGACCTCCTCCGCAGCGAGCCGTCCCTGCGGCGCGTCGCCACCGACGCGTCGATCCCGGCCGAGGCCAAGGCGGGGCTGCTCCGCGAGGTGCTGGCCGGCAAGGTCTCCGAGGCGGCGCTGATCGTGGTCACCACCGCGGTCGGCCAGCGGTGGACCTCCGGCCGTGACCTCGCCGACGCCCTCGAGCGTCTCGGCGTGGTCTCGGTCGCGCGGTCCGCGGGAGGCGACGCCGGTCGCCTCGAGGACGAGCTGTTCGCCTTCGGGCAGGTCCTGCAGGACAACCCGCCGCTGCGCGACGCGATCTCCGACCCGGCCCGCAGCCGCGACGACAAGGCGCGCCTGCTGGACACCCTGCTCGACGACAAGGTGCTCCCGGCGACGATCGCGCTCGTGCAGCAGTCGCTGTCCGGCAGCTACCGCACGGTCTCGGTCGCCCTGGCCGACTACCAGAAGGTGGCGGCGGACGTGCGCGGCGAGTCCGTGGCGACCGTCCGGGTCGCCCGGCCGCTCGCCGACAACGACCGCACGCGGCTCACCGACGCGCTCACGCGCGCCTACGGCCGCCAGATCCACCTCAACGTCGTCGTGGACCCCGACGTCATCGGCGGCATGCGCGTCGAGATCGGGGACGACGTCATCGACGGGACGGTGTCCAGCCGCCTCGACGACGCCCGACGCCGGCTCGCCGGCTGA
- the atpA gene encoding F0F1 ATP synthase subunit alpha: MTELSIRPDEIRDALQRFVSDYKPDAATTEEVGTVAEAGDGIARVSGLPSVMANELLEFEDGTLGIALNLDTREIGVVVLGDFDKIEEGQPVRRTGEILSVPVGDGYLGRVVDPLGTPIDGLGEVETSGRRPLELQAATVMERKSVHEPLATGIKAIDAMTPIGRGQRQLIIGDRATGKTTIAIDTIINQKQNWETGDPDKQVRCIYVAIGQKGSTIASVRGALEKAGALEYTTIVASPASDSAGFKYLAPYTGSAIGQHWMYEGKHVLIVFDDLTKQAEAYRAVSLLLRRPPGREAYPGDVFYLHSRLLERCAKLSDELGKGSMTGLPIIETKANDVSAFIPTNVISITDGQIFLQSDLFAANQRPAIDVGVSVSRVGGSAMTKAMKAVTGSLKVDLAQFRAMEAFAMFASDLDAASRQQLDRGQRLMALLKQPQYSPYPVEEMTASLWLGTTGRLDKVPTDDVLRFEAEFLDYLRRSHEGILAGIRETHKFDDDADAELVRAYDSFLDQFETSDGQSIKAGKEEHVALEDEDVEQEQIVKQKRS, encoded by the coding sequence ATGACGGAGCTTTCCATCCGTCCGGACGAGATCCGGGACGCGCTCCAGCGCTTCGTGTCCGACTACAAGCCCGACGCGGCGACCACGGAAGAGGTCGGCACCGTCGCGGAGGCCGGCGACGGCATCGCCCGCGTGAGCGGCCTGCCCTCGGTCATGGCCAACGAGCTGCTCGAGTTCGAGGACGGCACGCTGGGCATCGCGCTCAACCTCGACACCCGCGAGATCGGTGTCGTCGTGCTCGGCGACTTCGACAAGATCGAGGAGGGCCAGCCGGTCCGCCGCACCGGCGAGATCCTCTCGGTGCCCGTCGGCGACGGCTACCTCGGTCGCGTCGTCGACCCGCTCGGCACCCCGATCGACGGGCTCGGCGAGGTCGAGACCTCCGGTCGTCGTCCGCTCGAGCTGCAGGCCGCGACCGTCATGGAGCGCAAGTCGGTCCACGAGCCGCTCGCGACCGGCATCAAGGCCATCGACGCGATGACCCCGATCGGCCGCGGCCAGCGCCAGCTCATCATCGGCGACCGCGCGACCGGCAAGACGACGATCGCCATCGACACGATCATCAACCAGAAGCAGAACTGGGAGACCGGCGACCCGGACAAGCAGGTCCGCTGCATCTACGTCGCCATCGGCCAGAAGGGCTCGACCATCGCCTCCGTGCGTGGCGCCCTCGAGAAGGCCGGCGCCCTGGAGTACACCACCATCGTGGCCTCCCCGGCGTCCGACTCCGCCGGCTTCAAGTACCTCGCCCCCTACACCGGCTCGGCCATCGGCCAGCACTGGATGTACGAGGGCAAGCACGTCCTCATCGTCTTCGACGACCTCACCAAGCAGGCCGAGGCCTACCGCGCCGTGTCGCTGCTGCTGCGTCGCCCGCCGGGCCGCGAGGCCTACCCCGGTGACGTGTTCTACCTGCACAGCCGGCTGCTCGAGCGCTGCGCGAAGCTGTCCGACGAGCTCGGCAAGGGCTCGATGACGGGTCTGCCCATCATCGAGACCAAGGCCAACGACGTCTCGGCGTTCATCCCGACCAACGTCATCTCGATCACCGACGGCCAGATCTTCCTGCAGTCCGACCTGTTCGCCGCCAACCAGCGCCCCGCCATCGACGTGGGTGTCTCGGTCTCGCGCGTGGGTGGCTCGGCGATGACCAAGGCGATGAAGGCCGTCACCGGCTCGCTCAAGGTCGACCTGGCGCAGTTCCGCGCGATGGAGGCGTTCGCCATGTTCGCCTCCGACCTCGACGCGGCCTCGCGCCAGCAGCTCGACCGCGGCCAGCGCCTGATGGCGCTGCTCAAGCAGCCGCAGTACTCGCCGTACCCGGTCGAGGAGATGACCGCCTCGCTGTGGCTCGGCACCACCGGCCGCCTCGACAAGGTCCCCACCGACGACGTGCTCCGCTTCGAGGCCGAGTTCCTCGACTACCTGCGGCGCTCGCACGAGGGCATCCTCGCCGGCATCCGGGAGACGCATAAGTTCGACGACGACGCCGACGCCGAGCTCGTGCGGGCCTACGACTCCTTCCTCGACCAGTTCGAGACTTCCGACGGCCAGAGCATCAAGGCCGGCAAGGAAGAGCACGTCGCCCTCGAGGACGAGGACGTCGAGCAGGAGCAGATCGTCAAGCAGAAGCGGAGCTGA
- the prfA gene encoding peptide chain release factor 1, with translation MFEAVEGMREEHADLERRLSLPETHADQRLARRLNQRYAELTAVVTTWQEWLGLGDDVEAARELSADDPAFAQEADELAARRATAEERLRRLLVPRDPADAKDALLEIKSGEGGEESALFAGDLLRMYSRYAEARGWSVELLDANESDLGGYKSVTAAVKARGAVEPGQTPYALLKFEGGVHRVQRVPVTESQGRVHTSAAGVLVMPEAEQVDVTVDDNDLRIDVFRSSGPGGQSVNTTDSAVRITHLPTGIVVSCQNEKSQLQNKEQAMRILRARLLQAAQDAADAEASEARRSQVRTVDRSERIRTYNYPENRISDHRTGYKSYNLDQVLDGDLQPVLDSCVEADMAARLAALES, from the coding sequence ATGTTCGAGGCCGTCGAGGGCATGCGCGAGGAGCACGCCGACCTCGAGCGACGCCTGTCGCTGCCCGAGACCCACGCCGACCAGCGCCTGGCCCGGCGGCTCAACCAGAGGTACGCCGAGCTGACCGCCGTCGTCACCACCTGGCAGGAGTGGCTCGGGCTCGGCGACGACGTCGAGGCGGCCCGCGAGCTCTCCGCCGACGACCCGGCCTTCGCCCAGGAGGCCGACGAGCTGGCCGCGCGCCGCGCGACCGCCGAGGAGCGGCTGCGCCGACTCCTGGTGCCGCGCGACCCCGCCGACGCCAAGGACGCCCTGCTCGAGATCAAGTCGGGGGAGGGCGGCGAAGAGTCGGCGCTGTTCGCCGGCGACCTGCTCCGGATGTACTCCCGCTACGCCGAGGCGCGCGGCTGGAGCGTGGAGCTGCTCGACGCCAACGAGTCCGACCTCGGTGGCTACAAGTCGGTCACCGCGGCCGTGAAGGCCCGCGGCGCCGTCGAGCCCGGCCAGACGCCGTACGCCCTGTTGAAGTTCGAGGGCGGCGTGCACCGCGTGCAGCGGGTGCCGGTGACCGAGTCGCAGGGTCGCGTGCACACCTCCGCCGCCGGCGTGCTCGTCATGCCGGAGGCCGAGCAGGTCGACGTGACGGTCGACGACAACGACCTGCGCATCGACGTCTTCCGCTCCAGCGGCCCCGGCGGGCAGAGCGTCAACACCACCGACTCGGCCGTCCGCATCACCCACCTGCCCACAGGCATCGTGGTGAGCTGCCAGAACGAGAAGAGCCAGCTGCAGAACAAGGAGCAGGCCATGCGCATCCTGCGCGCGCGCCTGCTGCAGGCGGCCCAGGACGCCGCCGACGCCGAGGCCAGCGAGGCCCGCAGGTCGCAGGTGCGCACCGTGGACCGCTCGGAGCGGATCCGCACCTACAACTACCCGGAGAACCGCATCTCCGACCACCGCACCGGCTACAAGTCCTACAACCTCGACCAGGTGCTGGACGGCGACCTCCAGCCGGTGCTCGACTCCTGCGTCGAGGCCGACATGGCCGCCCGGCTCGCGGCACTGGAGTCCTGA
- the prmC gene encoding peptide chain release factor N(5)-glutamine methyltransferase, with amino-acid sequence MRPRDARRHAAELLVEAGVASPERDADLLLAHVLDVPLGRLPLLDDLSGEAQERYDALVARRAAREPLQHLTGTAAFRHVELAVGPGVFVPRPETELLAGWAVDAALALDRPAVVVDLCTGSGAIARAVVDEVPDADVHAVELDEGALAWAERNLAGTGVDLRHGDLATAFDDLAGTVDVVVCNPPYIPLEAWESVAAEARDHDPHLALFSGQDGLDAMRVLEQRAALLLRPGGVVGAEHADVQGESAPGVFAATGRWLDVADHRDLAGRPRYVTARLAR; translated from the coding sequence GTGCGGCCCCGCGACGCCCGGCGGCACGCCGCGGAGCTGCTCGTCGAGGCCGGCGTGGCCTCGCCCGAGCGTGACGCCGACCTCCTGCTCGCCCACGTCCTCGACGTGCCGCTGGGACGCCTGCCCTTGCTCGACGACCTGTCCGGGGAGGCGCAGGAGCGCTACGACGCCCTGGTGGCGCGACGGGCGGCCCGCGAGCCGCTGCAGCACCTGACCGGCACCGCGGCGTTCCGCCACGTGGAGCTGGCCGTGGGGCCCGGCGTGTTCGTGCCCCGTCCCGAGACCGAGCTGCTGGCCGGGTGGGCGGTCGACGCCGCCCTGGCCCTCGACCGGCCGGCCGTGGTGGTCGACCTCTGCACGGGCTCGGGCGCCATCGCCCGCGCGGTCGTCGACGAAGTCCCGGACGCCGACGTGCACGCCGTCGAGCTCGACGAGGGCGCCCTGGCCTGGGCCGAGCGCAACCTCGCCGGGACCGGGGTGGACCTCCGCCACGGCGACCTGGCGACCGCCTTCGACGACCTGGCCGGCACGGTCGACGTCGTCGTGTGCAACCCGCCCTACATCCCGCTCGAGGCCTGGGAGTCGGTGGCCGCGGAGGCCCGCGACCACGACCCGCACCTGGCGCTGTTCTCCGGCCAGGACGGCCTCGACGCGATGCGCGTGCTCGAGCAGCGAGCCGCCCTGCTGCTGCGGCCCGGGGGAGTGGTCGGCGCCGAGCACGCCGACGTCCAGGGGGAGTCGGCCCCCGGCGTCTTCGCCGCGACCGGCCGCTGGCTCGACGTGGCCGACCACCGCGACCTCGCGGGTCGACCGCGCTACGTGACCGCGCGACTGGCACGATGA
- a CDS encoding L-threonylcarbamoyladenylate synthase produces the protein MSDVDRFETSTEEEREAAVTAAAGAVRRGELVVIPTDTVYGIAADAFAHDAVKSLLAAKGRGREMPPPVLVSAATTLDALAEGVPPWARTLVEEFWPGPLTLVCRQQSSLMWDLGEARGTVAVRMPDDEIALAVLERTGPLAVSSANLTGRPAATDADAAEEMLGDAVSVIVDGGASPGSEASTIIDVTVPEGRVLRLGALSLDVLNAAIAEHGVVLADEG, from the coding sequence ATGAGCGACGTGGACAGGTTCGAGACCTCGACCGAGGAGGAGCGGGAGGCGGCGGTCACCGCTGCCGCCGGCGCCGTGCGCCGTGGCGAGCTGGTGGTCATCCCCACCGACACCGTCTACGGCATCGCCGCCGACGCGTTCGCCCACGACGCCGTGAAGAGCCTGCTGGCCGCCAAGGGACGCGGCCGGGAGATGCCGCCGCCGGTGCTCGTCTCGGCCGCCACCACCCTCGACGCGCTCGCCGAGGGCGTGCCGCCGTGGGCGCGGACCCTCGTCGAGGAGTTCTGGCCCGGCCCGCTCACGCTCGTGTGCCGCCAGCAGTCGTCCCTCATGTGGGACCTGGGGGAGGCCCGCGGCACCGTCGCGGTCCGCATGCCCGACGACGAGATCGCCCTCGCCGTGCTCGAGCGCACCGGACCGCTCGCGGTGAGCTCGGCCAACCTGACCGGCCGACCGGCCGCGACCGACGCCGACGCCGCGGAGGAGATGCTCGGCGACGCCGTCTCGGTCATCGTCGACGGGGGCGCCTCGCCGGGCAGCGAGGCCTCCACGATCATCGACGTCACCGTGCCCGAGGGCCGGGTCCTGCGCCTGGGCGCCCTGTCGCTCGACGTGCTCAACGCCGCGATCGCCGAGCACGGCGTGGTGCTCGCGGACGAGGGCTGA